In Polaribacter sp. L3A8, a genomic segment contains:
- a CDS encoding ParA family protein, producing MGKIIAIANQKGGVGKTTTSINLAASLGVLEKKILLIDADPQANASSGLGIDIETVAYGTYQVLEHSVSVKDAIVKTDSPNVDIIPAHIDLVAIEIELVDKQDREYMLKKALVELKDDYDYILIDCAPSLGLITLNSLVAADSVIIPIQCEYFALEGLGKLLNTIKSVQNIHNSELDIEGLLLTMFDSRLRLSNQVVDEVRKHFSSMVFDTIIRRNTRLGEAPSYGESIIAYDATSKGAVNYLNLAQELLKKNS from the coding sequence ATGGGTAAAATAATTGCAATTGCAAATCAAAAAGGGGGTGTTGGTAAAACAACAACAAGCATTAATTTAGCTGCTTCTTTGGGGGTTTTGGAGAAAAAGATTTTGTTAATTGATGCAGATCCACAAGCAAATGCTTCTTCGGGTTTAGGTATTGATATAGAAACTGTAGCTTACGGAACCTACCAAGTATTAGAGCATTCTGTCTCGGTTAAGGATGCGATTGTAAAAACAGATTCTCCAAATGTAGACATTATACCTGCACACATAGATTTAGTGGCTATTGAGATAGAATTAGTAGACAAGCAAGATAGAGAATACATGTTAAAAAAAGCGCTAGTCGAGTTAAAAGACGATTACGATTATATATTAATTGATTGTGCACCATCATTAGGTTTAATTACTTTAAACTCATTAGTAGCTGCAGACTCTGTAATTATTCCTATTCAATGCGAGTATTTTGCTTTAGAAGGTTTAGGTAAATTATTAAACACCATAAAAAGTGTACAAAATATTCATAATTCTGAGTTAGATATTGAAGGTTTATTATTAACCATGTTCGACTCTAGATTACGACTATCTAATCAAGTAGTAGACGAAGTTAGGAAACATTTTTCTAGCATGGTTTTTGACACCATTATTAGACGAAATACCCGTTTAGGAGAAGCTCCTAGTTACGGAGAAAGTATTATTGCATACGATGCAACAAGTAAAGGTGCTGTAAATTACTTAAATTTGGCACAAGAATTATTAAAAAAGAATTCGTAA
- a CDS encoding WbqC family protein has protein sequence MALFIPTYFGPISQYTEIVKSDSVVFEMEDNFQKQSYRNRCYIFNANGKQLLNIPVKDKNKGSSKRKKTKDLLVDNDAHWQLHHLKSLQTAYRTSPFYEFYEDDLRTIFTKKYTFLQDVNIDAHLFIADALQIPLTYYKTEEYSINPDGNDFRELADVKIQPKIPVEKYIQMFDDKHGFIPNLSILDLLFMEGPNTISYL, from the coding sequence ATGGCACTGTTTATACCAACATACTTTGGTCCTATTTCTCAATATACAGAAATTGTAAAATCAGATTCAGTTGTTTTTGAAATGGAAGATAATTTTCAGAAACAAAGCTATAGAAATAGATGTTACATCTTTAATGCTAACGGAAAACAGTTATTAAACATTCCTGTTAAAGATAAAAACAAAGGCAGTTCTAAAAGAAAAAAAACAAAAGACTTGTTGGTAGATAATGATGCCCATTGGCAATTACATCATCTAAAATCTTTACAAACAGCTTATAGAACTTCTCCTTTTTACGAATTCTATGAAGATGATTTACGTACTATTTTTACAAAAAAATATACTTTTTTACAAGATGTAAATATTGATGCACATCTGTTTATTGCTGATGCATTGCAAATACCTTTAACTTATTATAAAACAGAAGAATATAGTATAAATCCAGATGGAAACGATTTTAGAGAATTAGCTGATGTAAAAATTCAACCTAAAATTCCAGTAGAAAAATATATTCAAATGTTTGATGATAAACATGGTTTTATACCAAATTTATCTATTTTAGACTTACTTTTTATGGAAGGGCCAAATACCATTAGTTATTTATAA
- the dapB gene encoding 4-hydroxy-tetrahydrodipicolinate reductase, translating into MKIALLGYGRMGKEIEKIALSRGHEIVIRKDVDDVIDITLADVAIDFSVPSSAYNNITNCINNKVPVISGTTGWLDKYNDAVALCKEKNSAFIYASNYSLGVNIFFELNKQLAKMMSSLEDYNISMEEIHHTKKLDAPSGTAITLAEGIIENSSKNNWELDEKTSEENIPIVAKRIPDVPGTHTVWYDSEVDSIEIKHTAHSRKGFALGAVVAAEWIIGKKGVFTMKDVLNIR; encoded by the coding sequence ATGAAGATTGCACTATTAGGATATGGAAGAATGGGGAAAGAAATTGAAAAAATTGCTTTATCTCGTGGACATGAAATAGTTATTAGAAAAGACGTAGATGATGTAATAGATATTACTTTGGCAGATGTTGCCATCGATTTTAGCGTACCTTCTTCTGCTTATAACAACATAACAAACTGTATAAACAATAAGGTTCCTGTTATTTCTGGAACTACAGGTTGGTTAGATAAATATAATGATGCAGTTGCACTTTGTAAAGAAAAAAACAGCGCCTTTATTTATGCTTCTAATTATAGTTTAGGAGTAAATATTTTCTTTGAGCTAAACAAACAATTGGCAAAGATGATGAGTTCTTTAGAAGACTACAATATTTCTATGGAAGAAATTCATCATACAAAAAAATTAGACGCTCCAAGTGGAACTGCAATTACGTTGGCAGAAGGAATTATAGAAAATTCTTCTAAAAATAATTGGGAGTTAGACGAAAAAACATCCGAAGAAAACATCCCTATTGTGGCAAAAAGAATTCCTGATGTACCAGGAACTCACACCGTTTGGTATGACTCTGAAGTAGATTCTATAGAAATAAAACACACAGCACATAGCAGAAAAGGATTTGCTTTAGGAGCTGTTGTTGCTGCAGAATGGATTATTGGAAAAAAAGGCGTTTTTACGATGAAAGATGTGTTAAACATCCGTTAA
- a CDS encoding DUF2851 family protein, giving the protein MNEDFLHYVWKYQLFSIDDLKTTTKESLSILKTGIHNHNSGPDFLNAQLKIDNQLWVGNVEIHLKSSDWYVHHHEVDENYDAVILHVVWEDDATVFMKNNKPLPVLVLKNFVFNTALNNYRNLFSAKQGWIPCETEINAIDDFTIDNWKERLFFERLERKSNEMNQLLVASNNDFEVVLFQLLAKNFGLKVNGDAFLYLAKSFDFSVLRKVRDDEKQLTSLLFGQAGFLEDVVEEEYHQELKNEYKYLQHKYHLKAISKNQFSFFRMRPPNFPTIRIAQLISLYHLHANLFSKMMQTETLKEFYDLFEVNVNPFWKTHFTFDKVSKSSPKKITKSFVDLLLINTIVPLKFLYQKNRGEVDENEFLIILKKIKSEKNSIISKFDEIGVTIKNAYESQALLELKNNYCAKKQCLQCAIGIKILRK; this is encoded by the coding sequence ATGAATGAGGATTTTCTTCATTATGTATGGAAGTACCAGTTATTTTCTATTGATGATTTAAAAACGACGACTAAAGAGTCGTTATCAATTTTAAAAACAGGAATTCATAACCATAATTCTGGACCAGATTTTTTAAATGCTCAGTTAAAAATAGACAATCAACTTTGGGTTGGTAATGTAGAAATTCATTTAAAATCGTCTGACTGGTATGTGCATCACCACGAAGTTGATGAAAATTACGATGCTGTTATTTTACATGTTGTATGGGAAGATGATGCAACTGTTTTTATGAAAAACAATAAACCTTTACCTGTATTGGTTTTAAAAAATTTTGTATTTAATACTGCGTTAAACAATTATCGGAATTTATTTTCTGCGAAACAAGGTTGGATTCCTTGTGAAACAGAAATTAATGCTATTGATGATTTTACGATTGATAATTGGAAAGAACGCTTGTTTTTTGAAAGGTTAGAAAGAAAGTCTAATGAAATGAATCAGCTTTTAGTTGCAAGTAATAATGATTTTGAAGTGGTTCTGTTTCAGTTATTAGCCAAGAACTTTGGATTAAAAGTAAATGGAGATGCTTTTCTGTATTTAGCAAAATCTTTTGATTTTTCTGTTTTAAGAAAGGTAAGAGATGATGAAAAACAACTTACCTCTTTGTTATTTGGACAAGCAGGTTTTTTAGAAGATGTTGTTGAGGAGGAGTATCATCAAGAATTAAAAAATGAGTACAAATATTTGCAGCACAAATATCATTTAAAAGCTATTTCTAAGAATCAGTTTTCTTTTTTTAGAATGCGACCACCAAATTTTCCTACCATAAGGATAGCTCAATTAATTTCTTTGTATCATCTGCATGCTAATTTGTTTTCTAAAATGATGCAAACAGAAACATTAAAAGAATTTTATGATTTGTTTGAGGTAAATGTAAATCCGTTTTGGAAAACACACTTTACTTTTGATAAAGTTTCTAAATCATCACCTAAAAAAATAACAAAATCGTTTGTAGATTTATTGTTGATAAATACCATTGTTCCGTTAAAGTTTTTATATCAAAAGAATAGAGGAGAGGTTGATGAAAATGAGTTTTTGATAATCCTTAAAAAAATAAAATCAGAAAAAAATAGTATTATTTCTAAGTTCGATGAAATAGGGGTTACCATAAAAAACGCTTATGAAAGTCAGGCTTTATTAGAGCTTAAAAATAACTATTGCGCAAAGAAACAATGTTTACAATGCGCAATAGGAATTAAAATATTAAGAAAATAA
- the lepB gene encoding signal peptidase I yields the protein MTFTEWFIFFLVIQVIHFLGTWKLYVKAGRKPWEAAIPIYNGIVLMSIIKRPKWWIILLFIPIVNLLMFPVIWIETIRTFGFYKKIDSLLVILTLGLYIFYINYGTDAAYNAERSLKPRSELGEWVSSITFAIIAATLVHTYFMQPFTIPTSSLEKSLLVGDYLFVSKFHYGARVPSTVIAAPMVHDSLPIVGTASYLKKPQLPYTRLPGLQDIKNNDIVCFNWPADTLATMWGDTSGKFTYKPVDKKTNYVKRSVGIAGDSLEIRDGYVYINGQKNKLPYRAKIQFYYTYEAKSAIDINNFPKFLIKKERTGVYKILNEYWNNPKVQEAFKNGANLSKIGSDSLYTEVAGGVSQDLASRLKMTNVANKININLTEDEVIELKKYPSTVSVKKVNYGADNSIFPHIEANKWSQDNFGPIYIPKAGATVKIDAKSIPYYAQIIKNYENNDLQIVGENIFINGKKADSYTFKQNYYWLMGDNRHNSLDARYWGYVPFDHVLGKPVMIWFSWDANAPTFGEKIKSIRWDRMFTTVGGDGEPISYRYYVLALIGLYIGFSYYKGKKVKK from the coding sequence ATGACATTTACAGAATGGTTTATCTTTTTTTTAGTGATACAAGTAATTCATTTTCTTGGAACTTGGAAATTGTATGTAAAAGCAGGTAGAAAACCTTGGGAAGCAGCAATACCTATTTATAACGGTATTGTTTTAATGAGTATTATTAAACGCCCAAAATGGTGGATTATTTTATTATTCATTCCTATTGTAAACTTATTAATGTTTCCTGTTATTTGGATAGAAACCATTAGAACTTTTGGTTTTTATAAAAAAATAGATTCCCTTTTAGTAATTCTAACCTTAGGTTTGTATATTTTTTATATCAACTATGGTACAGATGCTGCGTATAACGCAGAAAGAAGTTTAAAACCACGCTCTGAATTAGGGGAATGGGTAAGCTCTATTACTTTTGCTATTATTGCAGCAACCTTAGTGCATACTTATTTTATGCAACCTTTTACCATACCAACATCTTCTTTAGAGAAGTCTTTATTAGTAGGAGATTATCTTTTTGTTAGTAAGTTTCATTACGGAGCAAGAGTTCCATCTACAGTAATTGCTGCACCAATGGTACATGACTCTTTACCTATTGTAGGAACTGCATCTTATTTAAAAAAGCCACAATTACCTTATACCCGTTTACCTGGTTTACAAGATATTAAAAACAACGATATTGTTTGTTTTAATTGGCCTGCAGACACGTTGGCAACTATGTGGGGAGATACTTCTGGTAAATTCACCTACAAACCTGTAGATAAGAAAACCAACTATGTTAAGCGTAGTGTAGGTATTGCAGGAGATTCTTTAGAAATTAGAGATGGTTACGTGTACATTAACGGACAAAAGAATAAATTACCATACAGAGCAAAAATTCAATTTTATTATACATACGAAGCAAAATCTGCCATTGACATCAATAACTTTCCTAAGTTTTTAATCAAGAAAGAAAGAACGGGTGTTTACAAAATTTTAAATGAATATTGGAACAACCCTAAAGTACAAGAAGCTTTTAAAAACGGAGCAAATTTATCTAAAATAGGTTCTGACTCTCTATATACAGAAGTTGCTGGTGGCGTTTCTCAAGATTTAGCGAGCCGTCTAAAGATGACGAATGTAGCTAACAAAATAAACATCAATTTAACAGAAGATGAAGTTATCGAGCTTAAAAAATATCCTTCAACAGTTTCTGTTAAAAAGGTAAATTATGGTGCTGATAATTCTATTTTTCCGCATATAGAGGCAAATAAATGGAGTCAAGATAATTTTGGACCAATCTACATACCAAAGGCTGGTGCCACAGTAAAAATAGATGCTAAATCTATTCCTTATTATGCCCAAATTATTAAAAACTACGAAAACAACGATTTACAAATTGTAGGAGAAAATATTTTTATCAATGGTAAAAAAGCAGATTCTTATACTTTTAAACAAAACTATTATTGGTTGATGGGAGACAACAGACACAACTCTTTAGATGCCCGTTATTGGGGATATGTGCCTTTTGATCACGTTTTAGGTAAACCAGTTATGATTTGGTTTAGTTGGGATGCAAATGCACCTACTTTTGGAGAAAAAATAAAATCTATCCGTTGGGACAGAATGTTTACTACTGTTGGTGGAGATGGAGAACCTATTTCTTATAGATACTACGTTTTAGCTTTAATAGGTTTATATATTGGCTTTAGTTACTATAAAGGTAAAAAAGTAAAAAAATAG
- a CDS encoding DUF5683 domain-containing protein: MLSKKYILIIFLAFFSATFFGQKDSLNVKGVKVKGDIKIEKGGIYNAVAPSKAAFYSAIFPGMGQVYNKKYWKAPIVWGAMGTSIYYYLDNNKEYKRYRTAYKLRKNNLVDEFTVDGKEVISLETLERAQDQLRENRDMSLLTTVILYVLQIVEASVNAHLLQFNTDDNLSFKPTFINDPIYVEAPKVGLTIKYNF, encoded by the coding sequence GTGCTTTCAAAAAAATATATACTTATAATATTCCTTGCTTTTTTTTCTGCAACCTTTTTTGGGCAGAAAGATTCTCTTAATGTAAAAGGTGTAAAAGTTAAAGGAGACATTAAAATTGAAAAAGGTGGAATTTACAATGCTGTAGCCCCATCTAAAGCAGCATTTTATTCTGCTATATTTCCTGGAATGGGACAAGTTTATAATAAAAAATACTGGAAAGCTCCAATTGTTTGGGGTGCTATGGGAACTAGTATTTATTATTATTTAGACAACAACAAAGAATACAAAAGATATAGAACTGCATACAAACTAAGAAAAAACAACTTAGTAGATGAATTTACGGTTGATGGAAAAGAGGTTATTTCTTTAGAAACTTTAGAAAGAGCACAAGATCAATTAAGAGAAAATAGAGATATGTCTCTTTTAACAACAGTAATCTTGTATGTTTTGCAAATTGTAGAAGCTAGTGTAAATGCACATTTACTGCAATTTAATACAGATGATAATTTATCATTTAAACCTACTTTTATAAACGACCCAATATATGTAGAGGCTCCAAAAGTAGGTCTAACCATTAAATATAATTTTTAA
- a CDS encoding aminoacyl-histidine dipeptidase: MSEAVRNLEPKIVWNHFSDLNAVPRPSKKEERVIKFMVDFGKKLNLETFVDKVGNVIITKPATKGLEDRQTVVLQSHLDMVHQKNSDTNFDFDKEGIKMLIDGDWVTADGTTLGADNGLGVAAIMSILSSDDLQHPNIEALFTIDEETGMTGAMGLEGGILKGDILLNLDTEEDDEIGMGCAGGIDVTATRTYAKEEVSKNSIAYSITVKGLNGGHSGMDIIKELGNANKIMNRLLFDGYTNFGLHISEINGGSLRNAIPRESSAIVTVDLISKEAFLLETNLLINIIKEEFLTLEPNLTVEIQEITSPENVMELGVQEGLLKSIYAAHNGVYRMSPDIADLVETSNNIARVIVKDGHIKIGCLTRSSSESNKSDLANSLKSAFELSGFDVDLSGEYPGWQPNVNSAILDVVSNLYETLHGEKAHVAACHAGLECGILGQNYPEMDMVSFGPTIRGAHSPDERAGIISTQKFWKFLIEILKNIPKK, from the coding sequence ATGAGTGAAGCAGTAAGAAATTTAGAGCCTAAAATTGTTTGGAATCACTTTTCAGATTTAAATGCAGTTCCTCGCCCTTCTAAAAAAGAAGAACGTGTAATTAAGTTTATGGTTGATTTTGGAAAAAAATTAAACCTAGAAACTTTTGTAGACAAAGTAGGTAATGTTATTATTACAAAACCAGCAACAAAAGGTTTAGAAGACAGACAAACAGTAGTTTTACAGAGTCATTTAGACATGGTTCATCAAAAAAACTCAGACACTAATTTTGATTTTGACAAAGAAGGAATTAAAATGTTGATTGATGGAGATTGGGTTACGGCAGACGGAACTACTTTGGGTGCAGATAACGGTTTAGGTGTTGCAGCAATTATGTCTATTTTATCTTCGGATGATTTACAACACCCAAATATTGAAGCTTTATTTACCATTGATGAAGAAACTGGTATGACAGGTGCAATGGGTTTAGAAGGAGGAATCTTAAAGGGTGATATTCTTTTAAATTTAGATACAGAAGAAGATGATGAAATAGGAATGGGTTGTGCTGGTGGCATAGATGTTACAGCAACTAGAACTTATGCTAAAGAAGAAGTTTCTAAAAACTCTATTGCATATTCAATTACCGTAAAAGGTTTAAATGGAGGCCATTCTGGAATGGACATTATAAAAGAATTAGGAAATGCAAACAAGATTATGAATCGTTTGTTATTTGACGGTTACACAAATTTTGGTTTACATATTTCTGAAATAAATGGAGGTAGTTTACGTAACGCAATTCCTAGAGAAAGTAGTGCAATTGTTACTGTAGACCTTATTTCTAAAGAAGCTTTTCTTTTAGAAACCAACTTACTTATTAACATTATAAAAGAAGAGTTCTTAACATTAGAACCTAACTTAACTGTTGAAATACAAGAAATTACTTCTCCAGAAAACGTAATGGAATTAGGTGTACAAGAAGGTTTATTAAAATCTATTTATGCAGCTCATAATGGAGTTTATAGAATGAGTCCAGATATTGCTGACTTGGTAGAAACTTCTAACAACATTGCAAGAGTAATTGTAAAAGACGGACATATTAAAATTGGTTGTTTAACGCGTTCATCATCAGAAAGTAATAAATCTGATTTAGCAAACTCGTTAAAATCTGCTTTTGAATTATCTGGTTTTGATGTTGATTTATCTGGTGAATATCCTGGTTGGCAACCAAATGTAAACTCAGCTATTTTAGACGTAGTATCTAATTTATATGAAACTTTACATGGAGAAAAAGCACATGTTGCTGCTTGTCATGCTGGTTTAGAATGTGGAATATTAGGACAGAATTACCCAGAAATGGATATGGTTTCTTTTGGACCAACTATAAGAGGAGCACACTCTCCAGACGAAAGAGCAGGGATAATATCTACACAAAAATTCTGGAAGTTTTTAATAGAAATTTTAAAGAACATACCAAAAAAATAA
- a CDS encoding DUF6122 family protein, with translation MTIEFLIHYSLHFIAPFFIAYFFFKSNWKIVYVIFICSMLVDLDHLLATPIFDKNRCSINFHPLHSYIAIGLYSIGLLFKRIRVLCLALLFHMLTDYIDCYL, from the coding sequence ATGACTATCGAGTTTCTTATCCATTATTCCCTTCATTTTATAGCACCATTTTTTATAGCTTACTTTTTCTTTAAAAGTAACTGGAAGATTGTTTATGTAATTTTTATCTGTTCTATGCTTGTAGATTTAGATCATTTGTTAGCTACCCCTATTTTTGACAAAAATAGATGTAGCATTAACTTTCACCCCTTACACTCTTATATTGCCATTGGGCTGTATAGTATTGGGTTACTCTTTAAGAGAATAAGAGTACTTTGTTTAGCATTACTTTTTCATATGCTAACAGACTATATAGATTGTTATTTGTAG
- a CDS encoding NAD(P)H-dependent oxidoreductase yields the protein MNIIDSLKWRYAVKKFDSEKQLSETQINTLKEAFNLTATSYGLQPLKLIVIKNKEIQKELVTHSWNQNQILEASHVLVICIPDSYTNTEVENYFSLLKKIRNTPDAIIKPFKDFLTADIERKTQEELTLWNKNQAYIALGNLMTVCAVEKIDACPMEGFIPEKYDEVLNLNTQNLKSILVLPVGFRADDCYMKDLTKVRKETQDIVIEIN from the coding sequence ATGAATATTATAGATAGTTTAAAATGGCGCTATGCTGTTAAAAAATTTGATTCAGAAAAACAACTTTCAGAAACACAAATAAACACATTAAAAGAAGCTTTTAACTTAACAGCAACTTCTTACGGTTTGCAGCCTTTAAAGCTAATCGTAATTAAAAATAAAGAAATTCAGAAAGAATTGGTAACTCATTCTTGGAACCAAAACCAAATACTAGAAGCATCTCATGTTTTGGTTATTTGCATTCCAGACAGCTACACAAATACAGAAGTAGAAAATTACTTTAGTTTGTTAAAGAAAATCAGAAACACACCAGATGCTATTATAAAACCTTTTAAAGATTTTTTAACTGCAGATATTGAAAGAAAAACGCAAGAAGAATTAACTTTATGGAATAAAAACCAAGCTTATATAGCATTAGGTAATTTAATGACCGTTTGTGCTGTAGAAAAAATTGATGCTTGCCCAATGGAAGGTTTTATTCCTGAAAAATATGATGAAGTTTTAAACCTAAATACTCAAAATTTAAAATCGATTTTGGTATTACCTGTAGGTTTTAGAGCAGACGATTGCTACATGAAAGATTTAACAAAAGTTAGAAAAGAAACGCAAGACATTGTAATAGAAATAAACTAA
- a CDS encoding Crp/Fnr family transcriptional regulator: MQKILQDFTAKFKGISQNSIKKFLSLATEDTYKKKEVISKTGEVSKDFYIIKSGVVRSFYSDEKGKQSIRTLFTAHRTTGSLASLITKKPSILTYDCLTDCVVYKFNFNELKNLAATDIEIANLYCTMLEFLFLNMESRIYDLTLLNATEKYLKLKEEIPDIENLIAQYHIASYLNITAVQLSRIRKEIYSK, encoded by the coding sequence ATGCAAAAAATATTACAAGATTTTACAGCTAAATTTAAAGGTATTTCTCAAAATAGTATTAAAAAGTTTTTAAGTTTAGCGACAGAAGATACCTATAAAAAAAAAGAAGTTATTAGTAAAACAGGAGAAGTCTCTAAAGATTTTTATATTATAAAATCAGGCGTTGTTCGGTCTTTTTATTCTGATGAAAAAGGAAAACAATCTATAAGAACCCTTTTTACAGCACATAGAACTACCGGTTCTTTAGCATCTCTTATTACTAAAAAACCAAGTATACTTACCTATGACTGCTTAACAGATTGTGTTGTTTATAAGTTTAACTTTAATGAATTAAAAAATTTAGCAGCAACAGATATAGAAATAGCAAACCTGTATTGTACTATGCTAGAGTTTCTTTTTTTAAACATGGAATCTAGAATTTACGATTTAACGCTATTGAATGCCACAGAAAAATACTTGAAATTAAAAGAAGAAATACCAGATATAGAAAACCTTATCGCTCAATATCATATTGCTTCCTATTTAAATATAACTGCAGTTCAGTTAAGTAGAATTAGAAAAGAAATCTACTCAAAATAA
- a CDS encoding ParB/RepB/Spo0J family partition protein: MAKATKKQALGRGLSALLQESSNVISASDKNAEKLVGSIIEIELDLIDVNPYQPRTYFDEESLRELASSIKELGVIQPITVRKIDKNKFQLVSGERRFRASKLIGNTTVPAYIRLANDQEMLEMALVENIQRKNLDPIEVALSYQRLIDEIQLTQEELSTRVGKKRSTVTNYLRLLKLDPILQTGMRDGFISMGHGRAMINVENTEDQLAIYEKILRDKLSVRQTEDLVKSLKSGTVAKPKKKAVPNYIKSSVKDISEYFGHKIDVTVSNNGKGKISIPFHSEEDFNRIKNLLK; the protein is encoded by the coding sequence ATGGCAAAAGCAACTAAGAAACAAGCTTTAGGAAGAGGATTATCTGCTTTATTACAAGAATCATCTAATGTTATTTCTGCATCTGATAAAAATGCGGAAAAACTTGTTGGAAGTATTATTGAAATAGAATTAGACTTAATTGATGTAAATCCATATCAACCAAGAACTTATTTTGATGAAGAGTCCTTAAGAGAATTAGCCAGTTCTATAAAAGAATTAGGTGTAATTCAGCCAATTACAGTTAGAAAGATAGATAAAAATAAATTTCAATTAGTTTCTGGTGAGCGACGCTTTAGAGCATCAAAACTAATAGGAAACACAACAGTACCAGCATATATAAGACTTGCCAACGACCAAGAAATGCTAGAAATGGCCTTGGTAGAAAACATACAACGTAAAAACTTAGACCCTATAGAAGTTGCCTTGTCTTACCAACGCTTAATTGATGAAATTCAATTAACTCAAGAAGAATTAAGTACAAGAGTTGGTAAAAAACGCTCTACAGTAACCAATTATTTACGTTTGCTAAAATTAGACCCAATTTTACAAACTGGTATGCGAGATGGTTTTATTTCTATGGGTCATGGACGTGCAATGATTAACGTAGAAAACACAGAAGACCAACTAGCAATTTACGAAAAAATATTAAGAGATAAATTGTCTGTAAGACAAACGGAAGACTTAGTAAAGAGTTTAAAATCTGGTACGGTTGCTAAACCAAAGAAAAAAGCAGTACCAAACTACATTAAAAGTAGTGTTAAAGATATTAGCGAATACTTTGGGCATAAAATAGACGTTACAGTTAGTAATAATGGTAAAGGAAAAATTTCAATTCCTTTTCATTCTGAAGAAGATTTCAATCGAATAAAAAACTTATTAAAATAA